A single genomic interval of Methanobacterium sp. Maddingley MBC34 harbors:
- a CDS encoding uroporphyrin-III C-methyltransferase (PFAM: Tetrapyrrole (Corrin/Porphyrin) Methylases~TIGRFAM: uroporphyrin-III C-methyltransferase), with amino-acid sequence MVVYLVGAGPGDPDLVTLKAIKTLQKADVVVYDRLANEEILKYASGAGMIYVGKRAGAHSKNQEEINHILIEQGKKHDAVVRLKGGDPFVFGRGGEEILALQEEGISVEVVPGVTSAIGVPTTVGLPVTHRGVATSFTVVTGHEDPTKSEKQVQWNYNADTIVILMGVGHLEENIQEIMKYKDPQTPVCVIEKGTTPDERIVTGTLENITQKDINPPALVIIGSVVDVFKDIQNKRPKNPV; translated from the coding sequence ATGGTAGTTTATTTAGTAGGTGCAGGACCAGGGGATCCGGATCTGGTGACCCTTAAAGCCATTAAAACCCTGCAAAAAGCAGATGTAGTGGTCTACGATCGTCTGGCCAATGAGGAAATACTCAAATATGCCAGCGGCGCAGGCATGATCTACGTGGGTAAAAGAGCAGGAGCCCACTCCAAAAACCAGGAAGAAATAAACCATATCCTCATAGAACAGGGCAAAAAACATGATGCTGTGGTCCGCCTCAAGGGAGGTGACCCCTTTGTCTTTGGTAGGGGTGGTGAGGAAATATTGGCCCTGCAGGAAGAAGGAATATCTGTGGAAGTGGTACCTGGTGTAACCTCCGCTATAGGAGTTCCCACCACAGTGGGACTTCCTGTAACCCATCGTGGGGTGGCCACTTCATTCACTGTGGTAACCGGTCACGAAGACCCCACCAAATCAGAAAAACAGGTTCAATGGAATTACAACGCAGATACCATTGTTATTCTCATGGGTGTGGGACACCTGGAGGAAAATATTCAGGAGATCATGAAGTACAAGGATCCCCAGACTCCGGTGTGTGTCATTGAAAAGGGAACTACCCCTGATGAGCGAATTGTAACCGGCACTCTTGAAAACATTACCCAAAAAGATATCAATCCCCCAGCCTTGGTGATAATCGGATCAGTAGTTGATGTGTTTAAGGATATACAGAATAAAAGACCAAAAAATCCAGTATGA
- a CDS encoding putative transcription factor, MBF1 like protein (PFAM: Cupin domain; Helix-turn-helix), translating into MWYTVIIYCKSVSRFYEVEKYNIYKIKVIGMREENKVGAKIRQVREDRKMSVEELADASNSSVELIEDMESGALIPSLTPLLKLARALGVRLGTFLDDAPHSGPFMVKSGKSDNIIRFSGQGLGEHSNKSALEFYSLAYGKGDRHMEPFLIDVHPTENQDYQLASHEGEEFLYVIQGKIEVLYGQESYLLEAEDSIYYDSVVPHHVHAKEKDSKMLAVVYTPF; encoded by the coding sequence TTGTGGTATACTGTAATTATCTATTGTAAATCTGTAAGTCGCTTTTATGAAGTTGAAAAATATAATATTTATAAAATTAAGGTGATTGGAATGAGAGAGGAGAACAAAGTTGGAGCGAAAATCCGTCAGGTAAGAGAAGATCGAAAAATGTCGGTAGAAGAACTGGCCGATGCCAGTAATAGCAGTGTTGAACTCATAGAAGACATGGAAAGCGGAGCACTGATACCATCATTAACTCCTCTTTTAAAACTTGCACGGGCACTGGGTGTACGCCTGGGCACCTTCCTGGATGATGCCCCCCACAGTGGCCCTTTCATGGTTAAATCAGGAAAATCAGATAACATAATCCGGTTTTCTGGTCAGGGTCTTGGTGAACACAGCAACAAGAGTGCATTGGAATTCTACTCACTTGCCTATGGGAAGGGGGACCGGCATATGGAACCGTTCCTCATTGATGTTCACCCCACTGAAAACCAGGATTACCAGCTGGCATCCCACGAAGGTGAAGAATTCCTGTACGTTATCCAGGGAAAAATAGAAGTTCTTTACGGACAGGAAAGTTACCTGCTGGAAGCAGAAGATAGCATTTACTATGATTCAGTGGTACCCCACCACGTCCATGCCAAAGAAAAGGATTCAAAAATGCTGGCAGTGGTTTACACTCCCTTTTAG
- a CDS encoding signal recognition particle 19 kDa protein (PFAM: SRP19 protein): MKDENRTIIWPAYIDSAKSKSEGRKIPKKQSVNSPKIREITQAAKKLRLNPSVEKYKSYPSSWWEGSGRIIVDNKMSKREVLIKLSNLINGSRKDK; the protein is encoded by the coding sequence ATGAAAGATGAAAACAGAACAATCATCTGGCCTGCTTATATTGATTCAGCAAAGAGCAAATCTGAGGGAAGAAAAATCCCAAAAAAACAGTCCGTAAACTCACCAAAAATACGTGAAATTACTCAAGCAGCTAAAAAACTGAGATTAAACCCTTCTGTAGAGAAGTATAAATCTTACCCTTCTTCATGGTGGGAAGGATCAGGAAGAATAATAGTGGATAATAAAATGAGTAAACGGGAAGTTCTCATTAAATTAAGCAATCTCATCAATGGTTCCCGAAAAGATAAATAA
- a CDS encoding phosphoribosylformylglycinamidine synthase, purS protein (PFAM: Phosphoribosylformylglycinamidine (FGAM) synthase~TIGRFAM: phosphoribosylformylglycinamidine synthase, purS protein) — MKYHAQVEISLKKGMLNPEASTIQRALALLDYKVEDTATIEIVKFTLEAEDEEVAREEVVQMCERLLCNPVIHDYQIQIEAAGD, encoded by the coding sequence ATGAAATACCATGCACAAGTTGAAATAAGTCTCAAAAAAGGAATGCTCAATCCAGAAGCTTCCACCATCCAGAGGGCACTGGCCCTTTTAGACTATAAGGTAGAAGATACTGCTACCATTGAAATAGTCAAATTCACTCTAGAAGCAGAGGATGAGGAAGTGGCCCGTGAGGAAGTGGTCCAGATGTGCGAGCGATTGCTCTGCAACCCGGTGATCCACGACTACCAGATCCAGATTGAAGCTGCAGGTGACTAA
- a CDS encoding uroporphyrinogen-III synthase (PFAM: Uroporphyrinogen-III synthase HemD) — protein MNGFEGKVIGITRPRERSQAAVDIVQEHGGIPLVVPTLELAAFASDSLMDLCQRAGELDWIIFTSPASLESLFKYCQDFREKLNPRCQVAVIGPRTERVLNDYGIRADVVPEDYTAEGLLEEFHRINLDKKKVGVPRTFKARDVLPEGLKNRGATVYLAEAYKSTKPHDTSRVQLMVDEIIQGKVDAMTFTSPLTVTNLFEIAGDKKENLINSFKEGTVLAAAIGPITQKPLEEMGITSIIPSKYTVKAMLMQLKEEMSH, from the coding sequence ATGAATGGATTTGAAGGTAAAGTTATTGGAATAACCCGGCCCCGGGAAAGGTCCCAGGCTGCAGTGGATATAGTTCAGGAACATGGTGGAATTCCTTTAGTGGTTCCCACACTTGAACTGGCGGCTTTTGCCAGTGATTCTTTGATGGATCTCTGCCAGCGGGCTGGTGAACTGGACTGGATAATATTCACTTCGCCTGCATCACTGGAATCACTTTTTAAATACTGTCAAGATTTCAGGGAAAAACTCAATCCCCGTTGCCAGGTAGCGGTTATTGGACCTCGCACAGAACGGGTTTTAAATGATTACGGCATCAGGGCAGATGTTGTGCCAGAGGATTACACTGCCGAGGGTCTTCTGGAAGAATTCCACAGAATAAATCTGGATAAAAAGAAAGTAGGGGTTCCCCGTACATTTAAAGCAAGAGATGTGCTCCCGGAGGGTTTAAAGAATAGGGGTGCTACTGTTTATCTGGCAGAGGCCTACAAATCCACCAAACCCCATGATACCAGTAGGGTTCAGTTAATGGTGGATGAAATAATCCAGGGGAAAGTGGATGCGATGACTTTTACCAGCCCCTTAACTGTCACCAATCTCTTTGAAATAGCAGGGGATAAGAAAGAAAATTTAATAAATTCTTTTAAAGAGGGAACGGTTTTGGCAGCAGCCATTGGCCCTATTACCCAGAAACCTCTGGAAGAAATGGGAATAACATCAATCATCCCCTCCAAGTACACTGTAAAAGCCATGTTAATGCAGTTAAAGGAAGAAATGAGTCATTAA
- a CDS encoding acyl-CoA synthetase (AMP-forming)/AMP-acid ligase II (PFAM: AMP-binding enzyme) → MVFSELTIGDFLEEMVKKDPNQEFMVYPDRDLRFTYQEFDERVNLLAKGLLEIGIKNGDHVGIWAKNVPDWLTLMFATSKIGVVLVTVNTAYKSHELAYVLEQSDMKALAIIDGYQDVDYIQTVYELLPELKTQERGKLNSEKFPFLDSVIYVGQEKHRGMYNTNELLLLGSHADEEEFQRIKSSVTNDEVVNMQYTSGTTGFPKGVMLTHRNILNNGYYIGERQKFTEKDRLCITVPLFHCFGIVLAVMATFSHGATMVMVELFDPLMVLAAVQKERCTALYGVPTMFIAEYSHPMFDMFDLSSLRTGIMAGSTPPIEAMKRVVNDMNMTQITSVYGLTEGSPGFTQTSVDDPLEKRVETVGKPLPECEVKIVDPETGETLGPHQTGEICCKGYNVMKGYYKMPEKTREVIDDEGWLHSGDLASVDEEGYYSIVGRIKDMIIRGGENIYPREIEEFLYTMPGVLDVQVVGIPDEKYGEIVGACIILEEEAELTEEDVRDYARTKIARFKVPKHVFFVDEFPLTASGKIQKFILREQAEKLLKEKQEKQDNSL, encoded by the coding sequence ATGGTTTTTAGTGAGCTTACTATTGGTGATTTCCTGGAAGAAATGGTAAAAAAGGATCCCAATCAGGAATTCATGGTATACCCTGACCGAGATCTTCGGTTCACCTACCAGGAATTTGATGAAAGAGTCAACCTCCTGGCCAAGGGCCTCCTGGAAATTGGAATAAAAAATGGAGATCACGTGGGTATCTGGGCCAAAAACGTACCGGACTGGCTTACTCTAATGTTTGCCACCTCTAAAATCGGAGTGGTCCTGGTCACAGTCAACACCGCTTACAAAAGCCATGAACTGGCATACGTACTGGAACAGTCAGATATGAAGGCACTGGCAATCATTGACGGCTACCAGGATGTTGATTACATCCAAACAGTTTACGAACTCCTCCCTGAGCTTAAAACCCAGGAAAGGGGTAAACTCAACAGTGAAAAATTCCCATTCCTGGACAGTGTTATCTATGTTGGTCAGGAAAAGCACAGGGGAATGTACAATACTAACGAACTACTCCTACTTGGAAGCCACGCTGATGAAGAGGAATTCCAGCGGATCAAGTCATCAGTCACTAATGATGAAGTGGTTAACATGCAGTACACCTCCGGAACCACAGGATTTCCCAAGGGGGTGATGTTAACCCACCGTAATATCTTAAACAATGGATACTACATAGGGGAAAGACAGAAATTCACGGAAAAAGATAGGTTATGCATAACAGTACCCCTTTTCCATTGTTTTGGCATTGTACTGGCAGTAATGGCCACCTTCAGTCACGGGGCCACCATGGTGATGGTTGAATTATTTGACCCCCTGATGGTCCTGGCAGCAGTCCAAAAGGAACGCTGCACAGCCCTCTATGGAGTGCCCACCATGTTCATTGCCGAGTACAGTCATCCCATGTTTGACATGTTCGACCTTTCCAGCCTGCGAACCGGGATCATGGCAGGCTCCACCCCACCCATTGAGGCCATGAAAAGGGTGGTCAACGACATGAACATGACCCAGATAACCAGTGTCTACGGCTTAACCGAGGGCTCACCAGGGTTCACCCAGACCAGTGTGGATGACCCCCTGGAGAAGAGGGTGGAAACAGTGGGCAAACCCTTACCCGAATGTGAGGTTAAAATCGTGGACCCTGAAACAGGAGAAACCCTGGGACCCCACCAGACCGGCGAAATATGTTGTAAAGGGTACAATGTGATGAAGGGTTACTACAAAATGCCCGAAAAAACCAGGGAAGTCATAGATGACGAAGGATGGCTCCACAGTGGAGACCTGGCAAGTGTGGATGAAGAAGGATACTACTCCATAGTAGGCCGTATCAAGGATATGATCATCCGTGGAGGGGAAAACATCTACCCCCGTGAAATCGAGGAATTTTTATACACCATGCCCGGAGTCCTCGACGTGCAGGTGGTGGGAATCCCAGATGAGAAGTACGGGGAAATCGTGGGGGCCTGCATTATTCTGGAAGAAGAAGCTGAACTCACCGAGGAAGATGTCCGGGACTACGCCCGAACCAAGATAGCTCGTTTCAAGGTGCCCAAACACGTGTTCTTTGTGGATGAATTCCCTTTAACTGCCAGTGGAAAAATACAGAAATTCATACTAAGGGAACAGGCAGAAAAACTTCTAAAAGAAAAACAGGAAAAACAGGATAACTCTCTTTAG
- a CDS encoding phosphoribosylaminoimidazole-succinocarboxamide synthase (PFAM: SAICAR synthetase~TIGRFAM: phosphoribosylaminoimidazole-succinocarboxamide synthase) produces the protein MNLDKGNLLYRGKAKDVYQTSHPQQVLVKFRDDITAGDGEKKEVMSLKGYYNSLISAKLFGLLEDAGIKTQYIDLPEPGYMLSHKLDMIPLEVITRNIAAGSLLRRFPFQEGQTFNPPIIQMDYKNDEYHDPMLNNDIILALNLASSEDLETIRKITLKINQILKSYLESRGLIFPDFKIEFGRDADGNIVLGDEISPDTCRFWDSETSDILDKDLFRKGESGVIEAYQKVANIILDDEDKKKWNLDF, from the coding sequence ATGAATCTTGATAAGGGAAATCTCCTATACCGGGGTAAAGCCAAGGATGTGTACCAGACCAGCCACCCACAGCAGGTTTTAGTGAAATTTAGAGATGATATAACTGCAGGGGATGGAGAAAAAAAGGAAGTTATGAGTTTGAAGGGTTATTACAACTCCCTAATCTCAGCTAAACTTTTTGGGCTGCTGGAAGATGCGGGAATAAAAACTCAGTACATTGATTTACCAGAACCAGGATACATGCTATCCCATAAACTGGATATGATACCCCTGGAAGTGATCACTAGAAATATAGCAGCAGGAAGCCTTCTTAGAAGGTTCCCATTCCAGGAGGGGCAGACATTTAACCCCCCTATTATTCAGATGGATTATAAAAATGATGAATACCATGATCCCATGCTCAACAATGACATCATCCTGGCCCTGAATCTGGCTAGTAGCGAAGATCTGGAAACCATCCGAAAGATCACCCTAAAGATCAATCAGATTCTGAAAAGTTACCTGGAAAGCAGGGGCCTCATTTTCCCTGACTTTAAGATAGAATTCGGTCGTGATGCAGACGGAAACATTGTACTGGGTGATGAGATCAGCCCCGACACCTGCAGGTTCTGGGATAGTGAAACCAGTGACATTCTGGACAAGGATCTTTTCAGAAAGGGTGAATCTGGAGTTATTGAAGCCTACCAAAAAGTGGCCAACATAATATTAGATGATGAAGATAAGAAGAAATGGAATTTAGATTTTTAA
- a CDS encoding putative thioesterase, with amino-acid sequence MYTITVTPRFGDSDGLRHINNIVLAEWFELARNEIYRLFTPDLDLSYEKWKLIMVKTDFEFMGQMYYNGDVDIKTSIIRIGNSSYTTYHEAWQSGHLKAKGTAVLVNYDFIQQKSRPIPDDVRKKLEEHLDDYSGK; translated from the coding sequence ATGTACACAATTACAGTAACACCCCGATTTGGAGACTCAGACGGATTAAGACACATAAACAACATAGTACTTGCTGAATGGTTTGAACTGGCAAGAAACGAGATTTACCGATTATTCACCCCAGATCTCGACCTCAGCTACGAGAAATGGAAACTGATAATGGTGAAAACCGATTTTGAATTCATGGGACAGATGTACTACAACGGTGATGTAGACATAAAAACCAGCATAATCCGAATTGGTAACAGTTCATACACTACCTACCATGAAGCATGGCAGTCAGGACACCTCAAAGCAAAAGGAACTGCGGTCCTGGTGAACTACGACTTCATACAGCAGAAGTCACGACCAATACCCGATGACGTAAGGAAAAAACTGGAAGAACATCTGGATGACTATTCTGGGAAATAA
- a CDS encoding glucosamine--fructose-6-phosphate aminotransferase, isomerizing (PFAM: SIS domain; Glutamine amidotransferases class-II~TIGRFAM: glucosamine--fructose-6-phosphate aminotransferase (isomerizing)) produces MCGIVGCILKTDKAAPVLLDCVQRLEYRGYDSVGIATYSSSGIGIRKDKGKIDEVSEELHLEELPGEMGIGHVRWATHGLPTRINAHPHTDCEGKIAVVHNGIIENYKELKDELVREGHHFVSQTDTEVIAHLIEKYHKEGLDLEEAMNKAIVKLHGSYAFAVISVDEPNKIMGVRKESPLILGLGNGEYFLASDAPAILQHTRRIIYLADHETFIMDADGITVKDREGQIIEKKIETIKWTPEMAQKGGYPHFMLKEIHEQPEAVKNTLFEVSDIEKIVSKFPQFKRITFVACGTSYHASLVGKYLFEGLLGLPTDVMLASEFEFSENAIDPDALVIFISQSGETADTLKALKIANKKAKTLAIVNVLGSTATREADYVIFTRAGPEIGVAATKTYISQLTCIYLLAACMGKNKELFDELQLIPDYMETVLSHEDEIKEIASRYKDAQDFFFIGRGFSYPTAMEGALKLKEITYIHGEGYAAGELKHGPLALIDDGVPVVAVVPPGKSHDRTLSNVEEVKARGARVIGLGSDDDQVLSFEAIDMIKFPAQISELLSPLIYVVPLQLLSYHISVQRGIDPDKPKNLAKCVTVE; encoded by the coding sequence ATGTGCGGAATTGTGGGATGTATACTTAAAACTGATAAAGCAGCACCTGTGCTCCTGGATTGTGTGCAGCGCCTGGAATACAGGGGTTATGATTCGGTGGGCATTGCTACTTACTCCTCATCAGGTATTGGAATCAGAAAAGACAAGGGAAAAATTGATGAAGTTTCAGAGGAACTTCACCTGGAAGAACTTCCAGGAGAAATGGGCATAGGGCATGTTCGCTGGGCCACCCATGGCCTCCCAACCAGGATAAATGCTCATCCCCACACTGATTGTGAGGGAAAAATCGCAGTGGTCCACAACGGCATCATTGAAAACTACAAGGAACTTAAGGATGAGCTGGTACGTGAAGGACACCATTTCGTATCCCAAACTGATACAGAAGTTATTGCCCATCTCATTGAAAAATATCATAAAGAAGGACTCGATCTGGAGGAAGCCATGAATAAGGCCATTGTAAAACTCCATGGGTCATATGCCTTTGCAGTTATCAGTGTGGATGAACCCAATAAGATCATGGGAGTTCGAAAGGAAAGTCCACTTATATTGGGACTGGGAAACGGTGAATATTTCCTGGCTTCTGATGCTCCAGCCATACTGCAGCACACCCGCCGGATTATCTATCTGGCAGACCATGAAACATTCATCATGGATGCAGATGGCATCACTGTAAAGGATCGTGAGGGTCAAATAATAGAAAAGAAGATTGAAACCATTAAATGGACTCCTGAAATGGCTCAAAAAGGAGGTTATCCTCATTTCATGCTGAAAGAAATCCATGAACAACCGGAAGCTGTTAAAAACACTCTCTTTGAAGTTTCAGATATTGAGAAGATCGTCAGCAAGTTCCCACAGTTTAAACGAATTACCTTTGTGGCCTGCGGAACATCTTATCATGCTTCCCTGGTGGGGAAATATCTTTTTGAAGGTCTTTTAGGCTTACCCACCGATGTAATGCTTGCATCCGAGTTTGAATTCTCAGAAAATGCCATTGATCCAGATGCACTGGTAATATTCATCAGCCAGTCTGGAGAAACTGCTGACACTCTGAAAGCTCTTAAAATAGCCAATAAAAAGGCTAAAACCCTTGCAATAGTCAACGTACTGGGTAGCACAGCTACAAGGGAAGCTGATTATGTCATATTCACCCGAGCTGGGCCTGAAATTGGTGTGGCAGCAACCAAGACATATATCAGTCAATTAACTTGCATATACCTCCTGGCAGCATGCATGGGTAAAAACAAGGAGCTTTTTGACGAACTTCAATTGATTCCGGATTACATGGAAACAGTACTCTCCCATGAGGATGAAATCAAAGAAATTGCCTCAAGATACAAAGATGCCCAGGATTTCTTCTTTATTGGCAGAGGATTTTCCTACCCCACCGCCATGGAGGGAGCATTGAAACTTAAAGAAATAACCTACATTCATGGTGAGGGATACGCAGCTGGGGAACTTAAACACGGACCATTAGCACTAATCGATGATGGTGTGCCAGTGGTAGCAGTGGTACCTCCAGGTAAAAGTCATGACCGAACCCTAAGCAACGTGGAAGAAGTCAAAGCTAGAGGAGCACGGGTTATAGGTCTTGGATCAGACGATGATCAGGTTTTAAGTTTCGAGGCCATTGATATGATAAAATTCCCCGCCCAGATAAGTGAGTTATTATCACCTCTGATCTACGTGGTGCCTTTACAGTTACTATCCTACCACATAAGTGTGCAGAGGGGTATTGACCCGGATAAACCAAAAAACCTGGCAAAATGCGTAACCGTGGAATAA
- a CDS encoding phosphoribosylformylglycinamidine synthase I (PFAM: Glutamine amidotransferase class-I~TIGRFAM: phosphoribosylformylglycinamidine synthase I): MKVGIIRFPGSNCDRDVFHALQLAGAEPDYVWWNQRDLSQFEAIVIPGGFSYGDYLRAGAIAAITPVIEGIKEIVKEEKPVLGICNGAQILAEVGLVPGVFTLNQKAQFICEWVELEVKTNRTPFTHLYQKNEVIQMPIAHAEGRYYTEYIDQLHDQDQIVLGFSGENPNGSMDAITGVCDLEGLVCAVMPHPERASESILGSDDGLKFFKGIVDF; encoded by the coding sequence ATGAAAGTGGGGATCATACGCTTCCCCGGCTCTAACTGCGACCGGGACGTATTTCACGCCCTCCAACTGGCTGGAGCCGAACCTGATTATGTATGGTGGAACCAGAGAGACCTATCACAATTTGAAGCAATTGTTATCCCAGGAGGATTCTCTTATGGAGACTACCTTCGTGCAGGAGCTATTGCAGCCATCACTCCCGTGATAGAAGGAATAAAAGAGATTGTTAAAGAGGAAAAACCAGTTTTAGGCATATGTAACGGTGCCCAGATCCTGGCAGAGGTGGGCCTGGTGCCAGGAGTGTTCACCCTCAACCAGAAAGCCCAGTTCATCTGTGAATGGGTTGAATTAGAGGTTAAAACCAATAGAACACCATTTACCCATCTTTACCAGAAGAACGAAGTTATCCAGATGCCCATCGCCCATGCTGAAGGTCGTTATTACACTGAATACATTGACCAGCTTCATGATCAGGACCAGATCGTACTGGGATTTAGTGGGGAGAACCCCAATGGTTCCATGGATGCAATTACTGGAGTATGTGACTTGGAAGGATTGGTATGTGCAGTTATGCCCCACCCTGAAAGAGCTTCAGAATCTATTTTAGGATCAGATGATGGTTTGAAGTTTTTCAAGGGAATTGTTGATTTCTAA